Sequence from the Gemmatimonadota bacterium genome:
TTTTCATCATCTGCGCCGTCAATGGCGAGTTGACAATTTACCATTAAAGGCCGATTGTCTTCGCGTTTCCAATACGCGTAATCCTGATGCCAGGGTATTGCCGTGCCATCGCGCGAGGCTTTCATCAATAGCTTGCTGTGATACAGTGAGACATTCGGCCCGATCAGCCCTTCTATGATATCCAACATATCATCGCAGCGCAATGCGCGATTTAATCCCTCGCTGATTACTTCGCTGTGCATCAACTGCCGGATGCGCCTGGGCAGGTGTTCATCCTCAAATTCTTCCCACGAGATCCCGATCCCGTCAGGCGTGTTTTCTGCCATTCGCTCGTGCAAGCCCGCAATCTCGCGTTCGATATGGGAAATTTCACAGGATGAAATCAGTCCCTTTTTTAACACATATCCATTTTTTTCGTAAAATGCCTTTTCTGCATCTGTTAGTCCCATTGGATACTCCTGTGTAGTTTCAACCAACCATCTAATTTACAAATTATGACGCGCTCTTGCAAAATCATTTATATTGTATAGCGTGTAAATTAGAAATAGGGAACAGAAATAGAGTGGTTGACGTATAATTGAGATTGAGCGCGTTTTTTATGCTCCACTTTTTTCACCGCCCAATTGGGCACTAAAATAAGGAAAGCCGATGAAGATACGTACTATTTTTGCTTTGTTGTTCTGTATCTCTCTTTTGGGAAGTATTTCCGAGGCGTCTGATTGGACGCACTGGCGCGGTCCCATGCAAAATGGCGCTTCGCCGGAGACGGGGCTTATTTCTACATGGTCTCTGGAGGGGGAAAATCTGATCTGGCGCCGTGATTTTATCGGCAGATCTACACCGATTATTGTAAATGGGCGGGTTTATGTTATCGGGCGAACCGGCAAAGACATAACCGAGCAGGAGCACATCGCGTGTTTTGATGCGGAAACGGGCGATCTCATTTGGGAAAAGAAATTCAATGTCTGGCACTCAACCATAACCTTCAATCGTCTGGGATGGGCAAGTCTGGGGGCCGATGGTGAGACCGGTAATATTTACGCCCATCTCGTCAGTGGGTTATTGATCTGTTTTGATACCGATGGCTATGTCCAGTGGCAGCGGTCTCTAACTGAAGAATTTAACCGATTCTCCGGTTATGGCGGACGATTGCACACGCCCGTTGTCGATGGCGATCTGGTTATCATCAGCATGGGCAATCGCGGATGGGCTGGTGTACCTCCTTCTCATCGGTATGTTGCCTTTAATAAACATACGGGTGAAACCGCGTGGATGGCTCGTCCAGGCGGCGGTGGGCAGGTTGATTTAACCGTTTACTCTACGCCTGTTGTCACGACAATTGACGGGCAGCGCGTGTTGGTTGCCGGCAATGGCAATGGCGGTATTTTTGCCTTCAAAGTCGCAACGGGCGAAAAAGTATGGGGTTTTCCATTCAGTAAGCGCGGCATCAATACCTCGCCTGTTGTGGCTGATAATCGCGTTTATGTCGCACATAGTGAAGAAAATGTCGATAATACCGCCCTGGGGCGCGTTACATGTCTGGATGCGCGTACGGGCAAAGAAATCTGGCGACAAGACGGTATGACCGCGGGCTATGCTTCGCCAGCGGTTCACGCGGGACGCGTCTATGTGATCGACAATTCGGCCAATGTGCATTGTTTAGACGCCAAAACGGGAAAGCAATATTGGGAGCAAAATATCGGCACTGTGGGCAAGGGATCGCCGACCTGGGCCGATGGAAAACTCTATGTTACTGAAGTCAATGGCGGCTTCCAGATTCTCAAAACGGACAATATGGGTGCGGAAGTGCTCGACAAAAAGAAAATAGCGATGCCCGAGGGCGGGCATGCCGAGATCTACGGATCGGCCGCTGTTGCGTATCGCCGTATCTATTTTGCGACCGAAGCCGGGTTGTTTTGTCTGGGCGATAAAAACGCGCGATTTGAAGTCACGCCTTCTGCTCATGCAAAGCACGAAAGCGCGCCTTCGGGTGCCGAACCAGCATCTATTCTTTCGATTCCGGCTGAGGCGACCATACAACAGGGCGAGGTACTGCCCCTGCGGGCAGAGGCTTATGACGAGAAGGGGCGCTTGATCGGCAATGCCGACGCCGAGTGGTCGTTGAATGGTCTGGCTGGAGAAATAAAGAATAATCAGTTTGTTCCGTCCAGAGCGGGACAGGGCGGATGGATCACGGCCAAACTGGGGGAATTAACCCGACAAACCTGGGTGCGCGTGGTGCCCGATGTGCCCTGGACAGAGGATTTTGAAAATGTCGAAGCCGGCAAAAATCCATTGCACTGGGTGTGGGGGGGCAGGGGGTTTGTGGTGGAGGAAAAAGATGGCAACAAGGTGCTGGCAAAACCGCCGGCTGCACGTGGCTTGGATCGCTCAAATCTCTATGTGGCGCCGTACAAACTCAGCGGTTATACTATTCAGGCCGATCTTATGGGTACGCAAAACAAGCGACGCCGTCCCGATATGGGGCTTGTCTCGCATCGCTATATTCTCGACCTTCAGGGCATTCACCAGCGCCTCGAAGTGCGGTCGTGGTCGTCGGATTTGCGCATGGCAAAACGCATCAATTTCCACTGGGATATGGGGGTGTGGTACACCATGAAAATGAGAGTTGATATCGAAGGCGGTAAAGCTATTGTTCGGGGCAAAGTTTGGGAAAAAGGCGATCCCGAACCCGATGCGTGGAGTATTGAAGTAGAAGATCCCTTGCCGATAGAAGAGGGCAGCCCCGCGCTTTACGGCTATTCACCCGCTACGATTTACTACGATAATGTGAAAGTGTGGTAATCTTCATAAACCCTTACAGATAAAGGAATAAAATGAAATTGAAACGACTTTTTAGCGGATGTGTCATCGCTGGTTTGATCGTATCGACTGGTATTGCTGAAGAGGTTATGTGGGGATTTACTCCAGATCGCAACCTCGTGTCAGACGCAAAAAATTTGCCGTTGAACTGGAATGTAGAAACGGGTGAAAATATTGCCTGGAAAGCAGATCTCGGTTCGCAGTCCTACGCCGGTCCCATCAGGATCGGTGGAAAAATATTCATGGGTACAAATAACCAGATTGAGCGCAATCCCAAAATTACGGGTGACAAGGGCGTGATCATGGCTTTTCGGGAATCCGATGGGAAATTTCTCTGGCAAGCAGCGCATCCCAAGCTGCCCGCGGGGCGCGTCAATGACTGGCCACAACAGGGCATTTGCTCTACGCCTTATATTCGCGGAGATCGGATGTATTATATCTCGAATCAATGTCGCGTGGTGTGTGCGGATACAGAGGGGTTTTTGGATGGGGAAAATGACGGTCCATATACCGGAGAAGAGGATACGAGCGACATCGGCGTGGATATTATCTGGGAATACGACATGATGGAAGAACTGGATGTGTTCCCTCACAATCTGGCGACCTGTTCGCCCGTGGGAGCGGGCAATCTCCTGTTTGTCATCACGGCTAATGGTGTTGACGAGGGCCACATCGCCATCCCGTCGCCTCTGTCGCCCAGCTTTATTGCGGTTGATCTCAATACGGGCGAGCTGGTTTGGGAAAAAGCCTATCCCGGTGAAAGTATCTTGCACGGGCAGTGGTCCAATCCCGCTTATGGCGTTATCAATGGCAAGCCGCAGGTGATTTGCCCCGGAGGCGATGGTTGGGTTTATTCAGTGGAACCCGAGACTGGCGACCTGATCTGGAAATTTGACTGCAATCCAAAAGAATCTGTGTGGGAGTTGGGCGGACGCGGCACGCGCAATGCAATTATTTCCACTCCCGTTATTTACGATAACAAGGTTTTTATCGGCGTTGGACAAGACCCGGAGCACGGCGAGGGCATTGGTCATTTGTGGGCTATTGACGCGACGGGTACAGGGGATGTGACGGGAAGCCATGCGGTGTGGCACTTTGGCAATGAAGATTACAACCGGACTATTTCTACGGTGGGCATCAGCGATGGCCTGCTCTATGCGGCAGACCTCAGCGGTTTTGTCTATTGTCTCGATCTGAAAACCGGCACACAGCACTGGAAATACGATACATTTGCTGCGATATGGGGATCGCCTTTTGTCGCGGATGGGAAGGTGTATATCGGCGATGAAGACGGCGATGTGGCGATTTTGAAAGCCGGAACAGAATTTGAACTGATCAACGAAATCAATATGGGTAGCGCCGTATATACCACGCCTATTGCAAAAGATGGCATGCTCTACATTGGCACGCGCAATACGCTGTATGCGATTAAAGGCGAGTAGGAGAGGTCACAATATGGAAGTTCTGGCAACACCAGTGGCCGATAAGGTCAAAGAAGCGCGAGACAATCTCGATACCCAGGTGCGAGATATGGTCGCGTGGCATTTTAATCCCAGTACGGGATGTCCATTCTGGCTGGAATTTGCAGGAGAACTGGATTTTGATCCGCGGCGGGAGATCGGCGGGTACAGCGATTTGAAATACCTCGGACATTTCCAGGACGAATGGCTGCGCGGCGGTCCCGTGCGACGATGGATACCGAGGGGTAGTGAGGGACAGCGGACTTATGTATTTGAGACGGGTGGCTCAACTGGGGTTCCCAAATATCGGATCAGCCAAAATGATTTTCAGATCGACTACGAAATGTTTAGCGAGCACCTCTCAGAAGAAACATTTCCGAAGGGAGCGGACTGGCTGATGCTGGGGCCAACAGGTCCCCGGCGATTGCGCCTGGCTGTCGAATATCTTTGTCAGATTCGCGGTGGGATTTGCTTTCTCGTGGATCTCGATCCCCGATGGGTCAACAAGCTGATCAAGCGCGGCGCGCTCCAGGAATTGGAACTCTACAAAGCCCATGTGATTGATCAGGCACTCACGATTCTGCGCGCCAATGACAATGTGAAATGCATGTTCACGACGCCCAAGCTCCTCGAAGAATTGTGCGAAAAAATTTCTCTGCAAAAAGCCGGGATCAGCGGTATTTTCTGCGGGGGCACAGAGATGAACGCACAATTTAATAGATTTGCGAGAGAAGAGCTTATCCCGGGCATTGATTTTGTTCCTACCTACGGCAATACCCTGATGGGGCTGGCTTATTCCAAGCCGCTGGAACCCGAAGACAATTACGCGATTACGTATTATCCGCCCGTGCCCCGCGCGTTTATAGAATTGGTGAATTCAGATAATCCCGATGAAGAGGTCGGTTACGACGAAGTCGGGCGCGTGATGCTGACGACGCTTACGAAAGAATTTTTCATGCCCCGCTTTCTCGAACGCGATGAAGCCGAACGCGCCAAACCGATTGAAGCCTATCCCTGGGATGGCGTGAGAAATCTGGGTCTGTTCTCTGAGTTGCAGGAATCCGTCGTGGTTGGGGTGTATTAAAACGGTGGATTTTTTTATTTTTTCAGGGTAGTCCTAATTCACGACAGAAGGTAGAAAACGGTAGAACGCGGGTGTTGGTTGTTGCATTGCCAAAATCCTTTGTGCCCAGATGTACCTGGTAGAATCGCGGAATATCTGTTCTCTCTCTGAAGTACCTGCATGCGGGAGAAGTGCCGCGCTCGCCGGTTTTGCACTCGACGGCAAATTCAGCATATCCATCGCGGAGAACGACAAAATCTACCTCGCGTTTGTCGATATCTCGGATGAAGCGCAATTCCATGTTATATCCCTCTGTGTCTTCTATATAGTGGCAGTACTTCAACAAGTGTCCGGCTACCATGTTCTCAAACCGGGCACCGCGGTCTGCTACGCGCGACCAGTCCCAGAAATACAGTTTTTTTTCTTTGCGTACGGCCCTGATCCTCTTTGCTCCAAATGGTGGAATGCGGTAGCACATGTATAGCCTTTCAAAGATCGCAAGCCAGCGTTCGACGGTTTCGTAAGCCACTTGTAAGAGTTTGCTGAGGCTGTTGACCGAAAGCGGGGATCCCACACAGGCGGGCAGGTGAGACAGCAACAGGTCCAGCATGGATACCTCTCGCACATTTTCCAGATCGCGGAGGTCTTCATAGATGACTCTTGCGGAATGCTCGCGTAGCCATCTGCGGTGAAATCGCGCCTCTCCTCTGAGAAATGGCTCGGGGAAACCGCCAAATCTGAGCAATTGCGCCACGAGCGCGTTATCGGGCTTCTGCCCGCATTCCATCAGCGTGAAGGGATGAAGACGGTAGTAGTGATATCGTCCTTGCAAGGAGTCGCCGCCTTTGCGATAGTAGTCCAGCCGGGCCGAGCCGGTGACGATAAAAGAAACGGATGTCTTGTTTTTATCGAATAATCCCTTCATTAGATTTCGCCATTGCGCGTACTTGTGAATTTCATCGAAAATGACGCGGGTCTGTCCCGAAGGGAGTCTTCCCGCCAGAATGTTCTCGCGGTCGGCCAGTACATCCCAGTTCAGATAGGCCGGTGAGGATTCATTTCGTCCTTGCCCCAACAGTGAGATTGCGAGTGTTGTTTTTCCAACCTGGCGTGGGCCGCCGATGAATATCATTCTGTCTGCGATATCTGCTTCAATATGATCCATGATGTAACGGGGTTCCATACTTATCACCTTTCTCGCATGTCGTGAGTATTTTAGACTGAACCTTAATATACTCGTGAGTATTTTAGAGTCAATATGAAAATACTCATGTATCTCATTGTGCTTGCTTTTACTGAGGAGAAAAGCTACTTTTTTATGCTAAACGCGAGTCAAAGCCACATCTCTGAATGTTGCAGGGAAGCGATAATTAGTCTTTCAAAGAGGCAAAATATATGATTCACTTACCCATTTTACGCGCGGGAAAACCGTACACGAGTTTGAGCGTTCAGGAAGTGTCGCATATTCAAACTGGCGAGCCGCTCGTTCGGGTCAGTCAGGCAAACCGTGGGCTGGTCGCAAAAGACTTAAATGGGGCGGCGGCGAACAAACAGGTGCTCGACAGGCTGGGTGTACCTGAACTCGTAGGTATAACCCGCGAAGCTGCGCGCTTATTTGCAGAAGCCGATTTGCCAATTGGTGACCATATCCAGACGCCCGATGACTATGTCAAACAGGTGTCTGGTACAACGGGTATGCCCGAAGCTCTCTGCCGCGCGAATATGGAAAAAATTCAACTCGTGTGTACGGAGATCGAAGCTATTTTAGGGGGTCTCACGCGCGGGTTAGACCTCGCTGTGCTCGATGAGGGCTGGCACGATCAGGATGGTCGCTCTCTCAGCTATATTTGCCAGGCCGATGCCCTCGGGGCGATATTGCCGAGCAATTCACCGGGGGTACACGCGCTGTGGGTTCCCTCCATACCGCTCAAAGTACCCCTCGTTCTCAAACCCGGGCGCGAAGAGCCATGGACGCCTTTCCGAATTGCACAGGCGTTTATCGAAGCCGGGTGCCCGCCAGAAGCGTTTGGGTTTTATCCGACGGACCACGGTGGTGCCACTGAAATTTTGCTTCGCTGCGGTCGCTCCATGCTCTTTGGAGGCGGGGCGACGGTCGCGCCCTGGCTGGGCGATCCCCGCGTGGAAATCCACGGGCCTGGGCAGAGTAAGGTTATTATTGGCGACGATGTGATAGACCGCTGGGAAGACTATCTCGACATCGCGGTTGCCTCGATTGCTGCAAATGGCGGTCGCTCCTGTATCAATGCGTCGGGTGTGTGGGTTCCCGCGCATGGTCGAGAAATTGCCGAAGCACTCGCAGAGCGATTGGCAAAAATTGTCGGGAGACCTCTGGATGATCCAGATGCGCAGATCGCGGCATTTACCAACCCCACATTCGCCGATCAAATTTCGACAGCGATAGACATTCATCTGAAAACCCCGGGGGCTGAAGATCTGACAGAAGAATTGCGCGGGGATCGGCTGGTCGAGATCGATGGCTTGAAATTCTTAAATCCCACGGTTGTCTGGTGCGATGATTTTGAACATCCCCTTGCAAATACCGAATATTTGTTCCCATACGCGAGCGTAGTCGAGGTGCCACAGTCGGAAATTCTGGACAAGATTGGACCGAGTCTCGTGGTGACAGCAATAACAGAAGACCGTGTATTTATCGACAAATTGCTCAATTCGCCCCATGTTGAAAGACTCAATGTGGGCGCGATTCCCACGCCTCAGATTTCTTGGGATCAACCACACGAGGGCAATTTGTTCGAACACCTGTACCGGCAGCGTGCGCTGCAATGGGCAAAACAGGCTTAGGAGATGAAAGCATTTGATTTTTGTCCCACTACGCGCGTGGTATTTGGGGAAGGCACACTCGCGCAATTGGGAAAATTATCAAAAGAATTGGGCGGAAGCCGCATTCTTTTTGTGACCGATCCAGGGATTGTAAGTGCCGGGCTTGCAGACCGTGCGATTGCGCTACTTCAACGCGCTTCCGTGGATTTTTTTGTGTTTGATGGTGCAGGTGAAAATCCCACGACCGCGCATATAGATGCCGGAGTCGCGTTTGCAAAAGCACAGGGGAATATTGATCTGATTGTCGGGATGGGTGGGGGCAGTGCGATGGATTGCGCCAAGGGGATCAATTTTATCCTGACAAACGGCGGAGAGATAAAAGATTATTGGGGTATGGGACATGCGACAAAACCGATGTTGCCCTCTGTTGGAGTTCCAACGACTGCGGGCACGGGGAGCGAAGCGCAGTCCTACGCGCTTATTTCCGATGCAAAAACGCATGTCAAGATGGCCTGTGGCGATCTAAAGGCGCGATTTCGGAGTGTTATTCTCGATCCGTCACTGATTGAAAGTGTGCCGAGAGATGTCGCAGCAGCAGCGGGTATAGACGCCATCGCACACGCCATTGAAAGTTATGCTTGCACGCGCCGCAATGCTATTTCTATGATGTTTGCGCAAAAGGCGTGGCACTTGCTTTCATCGAGTTTTGAAAGCGTGCTGAAGGATGCTTCCGATAGCGAAGCGAGAAGTAAAATGCTTTTGGGCGCGCATTTTGCTGGCGCGGCTATTGAGAATGCCATGTTGGGTGCAGCCCATGCGTGTGCCAATCCATTGACCGCGCATTTTGGTATTGTACATGGCGTCGCTGTGGCACTTATGCTGCCCGCTGTCGTCCAATTTAATGGAGAAACCGAAAGTGCGTGCTATCGTGGACTCGGATCCGATGTTGATGAACTCGTCGAGAAGATCGCTTTTTTGAAAGAATGTGCGAATTTGCCTTCTCGATTGCGCGACCTCGGTGTATCGCGTGACAGCCTTTCCATGCTGGCAAGAGATGCAACTAAACAGTGGACGGGTGCTTTTAATCCGAGACCCGTGAATGAAGATGATTTTCTCGCGCTTTACGAATTTGTGTATTGATCCGCAATGAGAATGATTCTTTTTTTTCTTGTTTTTTCTTTATTTTTAATTCCCGTCCAGGCAGAAGAATGGAGCCGGTTTCGCGGGGATGCACAATCTTCGGGTGTTGCAAATAGTAACCTGCCCGCTGAACTGGATGTGTTGTGGACGGCACAGATCGAAATAGGGATTGAATCCACCGCCGCAATTTGGCAAGACGCGGTGTATGTGGGCGGATTGGATGAAAAGCTGTACGCTTTTGATTTTGATAGCGGTGTGCTCAAGTGGACGTATTCGGCTACGGGTGAGATCAAATCGTCGCCATTGGTTTTCGAAAAAACCGTGTTTTTCGGCGATGGCAATGGCGTTTTTCACGCTGTTGATGCACAGACAGGTAAGGCATTGTGGACGTTTCAAACGGATGGGGAGATTATCTCGTCGGCAAATGCAACCGGGGGCCGCATCCTGTTTGGGTCTTATGATCAGTTCTTGTACTGCCTCGCGCCGGACGACGGGTCTTTGTTGTGGAAGATAGAAACGGATGGTTATGTTCACGGGATGCCAGCTATCGCACAAGCGCATACACTGATCGCGGGTTGTGATGGTCTCTTGCGCGTTATCGATATTGCCAGTGGAAAAGAGCAATCGCAAATTGAACTCGGCGCTTATGTGGGGGCAAGTGCCGCTGTTCACCAGACGCGTGTTTATGTGGGGACTTATGAGAGCCAGGTTTTGTGCATTGATTTAAATGCAAAAGAGATTGTCTGGAGATACGAACATCCACAACGGCAATTTCCCTATGTTGCATCGCCATCCGTGACCCGAGAGCGGGTTATTGTTGCAGGGCGCGACAAGATGGTTCACGCGCTTGATCCCGATACGGGTGATGTTTTGTGGACTTATACATCCCGATCCCGATTTGAAGCGTCTCCCGTTGTGGTGGGGGATCGCGTTTTTACAGGTACAATGGATGGAAAAATCGTGGCATTAAATCTCGAGACTGGCGAATCCGATTGGGAGTTTGTAACCGGATCGGGATTTATTGCTTCGCCCAGTGTTGCGCGCGAGCGGCTGATTATTGGCACAACAGATGGCACGTTATATTGTTTTGGAAAGGCGGAAGAATGAGCGAGCAAATCCAGATTCCAGAGCCAGCGACAACCCGCAAAGTGTGGAAGGAGACAGATGTTGGTAGCGTGTTTGTTTCCAATTATCCGCCTTACTCTTTCTGGCGCGATGAAAATACGGCGCGCATTGAAGAGATGTTGCACTCATCTGATTCGGAGGATAGAGAAACACCTCTCGGCCTTTACCTGCATATTCCATTTTGCCGAAAACGGTGCAAGTTCTGTTATTTTCGGGTTTATACAGATCGCAATAGCGCGGAAATTCAGACGTATTTGGATGCCCTGACAAAAGAAGTGGAAGCTTATAGCACGTTGCCGCGTATTGCAGGGCGAAAATTGCACTTTGTTTATTTTGGCGGTGGCACGCCGTCTTATATCAGTGTCAAACATTTAAAGACATTGGTTGACCGGGTCAAGGCTGTGATGCCATGGGATGATGCGGAAGAAGTGGCATTTGAATGCGAACCGGGTACGCTGTCAGAATCCAAAGTCGAGGCTATTCGAGAGATTGGCGTCACGCGTTTGAGCCTGGGATTGGAGAACTTAAACGACGATATTTTGCGGGAGAATGGTCGCGCACACGTCAGCAAAGAAATTTACAGGGCTATGCCGTGGGTCAAGGCGCAGGAATTTGTACAGGTCAATGTAGATTTAATCTCCGGTATGGTCGGAGAGACGTGGGAGACGTGGCGAGATACGGTGCAGGGTACCATTGATCTCGACGCGGATAGCGTCACTATTTATCAGATGGAATTGCCGTTTAATACGACGTATTCAAAAGCGATACGCGATGGGGGTGGTTTGCAGGTCGCAGATTGGGCTACCAAGCGCGCCTGGCACAATTATGCGATTGAAGAGTTTGCCAGCGCGGGCTATGAAACATCGAGTGCTTATACACTGGTGAAAAAAGGTCGTCTGAACAAATTCATCTATCGAGATGCCCTGTGGCGCAGCGCGGATCTCATCGGTGCGGGTGTGGCTTCTTTTTCACATGTGGGTGGTATGCATTTTCAAAACCAGACGCACTGGGATCCCTATATCGAAACCATTGACAAAGGACAACTTCCGATCAATCGATCTTTTGTGCCCACAAAAGACGAGCGGCTGATCAGAGAGATGATTTTGCAACTCAAGCTCGGGCGGATTGAAACAGCGTATTTTCAGGATAAATTTGGCGTCAATATTTTGCACCAATTTGGTGATGCCTATCAGAAACTCAGGGAATACGAGATGCTGGATTTTGATTCGCAGAGTATCACTCTGAGCCGGGAGGGACTTTTGCGCGTCGATCAGTTGCTGCCCGAATTTTATCACGAAAAATATCGCAATTCGCGCTATACATAAACAATTAATAACAATGGAGGATATATGAAATACAGGTATTATTTGTCAATCGCCGTTGTGCTGTGCTTTTCTTCCGCACACGCGGATTGGCCTCAATGGTTGGGACCCAACCGAACGGGTATTTCTTCTGAAACGGGGTTGTTGACAACCTGGGCAAAAGAAGGGCCAAGGGTTGTGTGGGAAAAAGAACTCGGTGAGGGGTTTTCCGGTATCTCGGTCGCAGAGGGACGGGTCTATACTATGTTCTCGGCTGGTGAAGATGAATTTGCCGTTTGCCTCGATGAAGAAACGGGTGAGGAAATCTGGCGTTTCAGGACCGGTGCCAAATACTATGAGCGGCAAGGTGGAAATGGCCCCCGTTCTCAGCCCACTGTAGATGGCGATCGGGTTTTTGTGCTCAGTGCAGAAGGCTGGTTGTACGCGCTCAATGCAAAAGATGGGAAAAAACTGTGGCTGGTCGATCTCTACGATGGATTGGGCAGTCGCGTGCCAAAATTTGGTTTTTCGACGTCGCCGCTGGTCGAAGGCGATTTGTTGCTTTTAGAGGTTGGCACACGGCAAGGGACGTTTATCGCTTTGAATAAGACAAATGGCGCTGTCAAGTGGGCGTCTCAAAACGACATCGTGTCTTATTCATCGCCTATTGCTGTAGATATTGCGGGTATTCGTCAGGTGGTTTTTATTTCGGGCGAAGCCGCGGTTGGGCTTTCTCCCACGGATGGCTCGCTCTTCTGGCGATTTCCCTGGTACACATCTTATGATCTGAATGTTGCTACGCCAATTTTAGTGCCTCCAGATCGCATATTTATTTCTTCGGGCTATGACCATGGGGCAGCTCTGTTGCAAATATCCCGGGAGGGAGATGGTCTGAGTGTAAAAAAGGTGTGGGAAAGCCGCGGTATGAAAAATCATTTTGGTACATCGCTTCTGATCGGCGACTATATCTACGGTTTTGACAATGCAATTTTGAAATGTATTGAAGCAGAGACTGGCAAAGAACAGTGGAAACACCGGGGGTATGGCAAAGGGACGCTTATTTATGCCGATGGACAGTTGATTATTTTGAGCGATAAAGGCAAACTCGCATTGGCAGACGCATCGCCCACAGAGTTTCGGGAAAAGGCCAGAGCACAAGTGCTATCGGGCAAGTGCTGGACACCACCAACACTTGCCAATGGGAAAATTTTTGTGAGGGATATGCACAGGATTGTATGCATGAATGTATCGGGCATGCAGGCGAAACCTGTGGACACGGAGAGCGAATAATAGTCGGAAAAGGCCGGGGGACAACCGATAACCGGAGAAGCCGC
This genomic interval carries:
- a CDS encoding phytanoyl-CoA dioxygenase family protein produces the protein MGLTDAEKAFYEKNGYVLKKGLISSCEISHIEREIAGLHERMAENTPDGIGISWEEFEDEHLPRRIRQLMHSEVISEGLNRALRCDDMLDIIEGLIGPNVSLYHSKLLMKASRDGTAIPWHQDYAYWKREDNRPLMVNCQLAIDGADDENGCIQFIPGSHKWGLQEHERAQTSFGVFLPGHYRHREDAVPVAMEPGDGVFFSALTIHGSAPNTSHRDRRMNTFAYNVTGNSEGQCREVLRGRAL
- a CDS encoding PQQ-binding-like beta-propeller repeat protein translates to MKIRTIFALLFCISLLGSISEASDWTHWRGPMQNGASPETGLISTWSLEGENLIWRRDFIGRSTPIIVNGRVYVIGRTGKDITEQEHIACFDAETGDLIWEKKFNVWHSTITFNRLGWASLGADGETGNIYAHLVSGLLICFDTDGYVQWQRSLTEEFNRFSGYGGRLHTPVVDGDLVIISMGNRGWAGVPPSHRYVAFNKHTGETAWMARPGGGGQVDLTVYSTPVVTTIDGQRVLVAGNGNGGIFAFKVATGEKVWGFPFSKRGINTSPVVADNRVYVAHSEENVDNTALGRVTCLDARTGKEIWRQDGMTAGYASPAVHAGRVYVIDNSANVHCLDAKTGKQYWEQNIGTVGKGSPTWADGKLYVTEVNGGFQILKTDNMGAEVLDKKKIAMPEGGHAEIYGSAAVAYRRIYFATEAGLFCLGDKNARFEVTPSAHAKHESAPSGAEPASILSIPAEATIQQGEVLPLRAEAYDEKGRLIGNADAEWSLNGLAGEIKNNQFVPSRAGQGGWITAKLGELTRQTWVRVVPDVPWTEDFENVEAGKNPLHWVWGGRGFVVEEKDGNKVLAKPPAARGLDRSNLYVAPYKLSGYTIQADLMGTQNKRRRPDMGLVSHRYILDLQGIHQRLEVRSWSSDLRMAKRINFHWDMGVWYTMKMRVDIEGGKAIVRGKVWEKGDPEPDAWSIEVEDPLPIEEGSPALYGYSPATIYYDNVKVW
- a CDS encoding PQQ-binding-like beta-propeller repeat protein translates to MKLKRLFSGCVIAGLIVSTGIAEEVMWGFTPDRNLVSDAKNLPLNWNVETGENIAWKADLGSQSYAGPIRIGGKIFMGTNNQIERNPKITGDKGVIMAFRESDGKFLWQAAHPKLPAGRVNDWPQQGICSTPYIRGDRMYYISNQCRVVCADTEGFLDGENDGPYTGEEDTSDIGVDIIWEYDMMEELDVFPHNLATCSPVGAGNLLFVITANGVDEGHIAIPSPLSPSFIAVDLNTGELVWEKAYPGESILHGQWSNPAYGVINGKPQVICPGGDGWVYSVEPETGDLIWKFDCNPKESVWELGGRGTRNAIISTPVIYDNKVFIGVGQDPEHGEGIGHLWAIDATGTGDVTGSHAVWHFGNEDYNRTISTVGISDGLLYAADLSGFVYCLDLKTGTQHWKYDTFAAIWGSPFVADGKVYIGDEDGDVAILKAGTEFELINEINMGSAVYTTPIAKDGMLYIGTRNTLYAIKGE
- a CDS encoding ATP-binding protein, with product MEPRYIMDHIEADIADRMIFIGGPRQVGKTTLAISLLGQGRNESSPAYLNWDVLADRENILAGRLPSGQTRVIFDEIHKYAQWRNLMKGLFDKNKTSVSFIVTGSARLDYYRKGGDSLQGRYHYYRLHPFTLMECGQKPDNALVAQLLRFGGFPEPFLRGEARFHRRWLREHSARVIYEDLRDLENVREVSMLDLLLSHLPACVGSPLSVNSLSKLLQVAYETVERWLAIFERLYMCYRIPPFGAKRIRAVRKEKKLYFWDWSRVADRGARFENMVAGHLLKYCHYIEDTEGYNMELRFIRDIDKREVDFVVLRDGYAEFAVECKTGERGTSPACRYFRERTDIPRFYQVHLGTKDFGNATTNTRVLPFSTFCRELGLP
- a CDS encoding aldehyde dehydrogenase family protein; the protein is MIHLPILRAGKPYTSLSVQEVSHIQTGEPLVRVSQANRGLVAKDLNGAAANKQVLDRLGVPELVGITREAARLFAEADLPIGDHIQTPDDYVKQVSGTTGMPEALCRANMEKIQLVCTEIEAILGGLTRGLDLAVLDEGWHDQDGRSLSYICQADALGAILPSNSPGVHALWVPSIPLKVPLVLKPGREEPWTPFRIAQAFIEAGCPPEAFGFYPTDHGGATEILLRCGRSMLFGGGATVAPWLGDPRVEIHGPGQSKVIIGDDVIDRWEDYLDIAVASIAANGGRSCINASGVWVPAHGREIAEALAERLAKIVGRPLDDPDAQIAAFTNPTFADQISTAIDIHLKTPGAEDLTEELRGDRLVEIDGLKFLNPTVVWCDDFEHPLANTEYLFPYASVVEVPQSEILDKIGPSLVVTAITEDRVFIDKLLNSPHVERLNVGAIPTPQISWDQPHEGNLFEHLYRQRALQWAKQA
- a CDS encoding iron-containing alcohol dehydrogenase, whose product is MKAFDFCPTTRVVFGEGTLAQLGKLSKELGGSRILFVTDPGIVSAGLADRAIALLQRASVDFFVFDGAGENPTTAHIDAGVAFAKAQGNIDLIVGMGGGSAMDCAKGINFILTNGGEIKDYWGMGHATKPMLPSVGVPTTAGTGSEAQSYALISDAKTHVKMACGDLKARFRSVILDPSLIESVPRDVAAAAGIDAIAHAIESYACTRRNAISMMFAQKAWHLLSSSFESVLKDASDSEARSKMLLGAHFAGAAIENAMLGAAHACANPLTAHFGIVHGVAVALMLPAVVQFNGETESACYRGLGSDVDELVEKIAFLKECANLPSRLRDLGVSRDSLSMLARDATKQWTGAFNPRPVNEDDFLALYEFVY